The proteins below are encoded in one region of Marinobacter sp. F4206:
- a CDS encoding NAD(P)/FAD-dependent oxidoreductase encodes MDNLHHIVVVGGGAGGLELVTSLGDKLGRKGKARITLLDAGLTHVWKPLLHEVASGSLDANANEINYRAHARKHHYEFQLGRMSGLDRSSKQLVVAPFLDEDGREVVPERRIQYDTLVIAVGSTANDFGTPGAQEHCLFLDSLKQARRFHNLMLNAFLRKNHEARQGQEHTLNISIIGAGATGVELAAELRLASRELPVYGMNHLKDSDVSITVIEAADRILPALPSRLSAAASRELENQHIKVLTGQPVSEVRNGAIVMKDGTELPSEMTIWAAGIKAPAFLAELGLEANKGNQLVVNQTLQTTQDDDIYAFGDCAACPQPGSDRPVPPRAQAAHQQADALFKTLCSRIKGGEAVPFVYNDHGSLINFSRYTTVGNLMGNLSGRSMYIEGKVARLFYVSLYRMHQVALHGFVRTGIIWLMDKISRAMHPRLKLH; translated from the coding sequence ATGGATAACCTTCATCATATTGTGGTGGTTGGCGGTGGCGCCGGCGGACTTGAGCTGGTCACCAGTCTCGGCGACAAACTGGGTAGAAAGGGCAAGGCACGGATCACGCTGCTGGACGCCGGCCTGACCCATGTCTGGAAACCACTGCTGCACGAGGTGGCGTCTGGCTCACTGGATGCCAATGCCAACGAAATCAACTACCGGGCCCATGCCCGCAAGCACCATTACGAGTTTCAGCTGGGCCGGATGAGCGGCCTGGATCGCTCCTCCAAGCAGTTGGTGGTTGCGCCTTTCCTCGACGAGGACGGCCGGGAAGTGGTGCCCGAGCGCCGCATCCAGTACGACACCCTGGTGATTGCTGTGGGCAGCACGGCCAACGACTTCGGCACGCCCGGGGCACAGGAGCACTGCCTGTTCCTGGACAGCCTGAAGCAGGCTCGCCGCTTCCACAACCTGATGCTCAATGCCTTCCTGCGGAAGAACCATGAGGCACGACAGGGCCAGGAACACACCCTGAACATCAGCATTATCGGAGCCGGGGCCACGGGCGTGGAGCTGGCCGCCGAACTGCGCCTGGCGTCCCGTGAATTGCCGGTCTATGGCATGAATCACCTGAAGGACTCGGATGTGTCAATAACGGTGATTGAGGCGGCGGACCGTATCCTGCCTGCGCTGCCCTCCCGGCTCTCCGCTGCTGCCAGTCGGGAACTGGAAAACCAGCATATCAAGGTGCTCACCGGCCAGCCGGTGAGCGAAGTCCGCAACGGCGCAATCGTCATGAAAGACGGCACTGAGCTGCCGTCGGAAATGACCATCTGGGCCGCCGGTATCAAGGCTCCGGCGTTCCTGGCCGAACTCGGGCTGGAAGCCAACAAGGGGAACCAGTTGGTGGTCAACCAGACACTGCAGACCACCCAGGACGACGATATCTACGCCTTCGGCGACTGCGCCGCCTGCCCCCAGCCGGGCTCAGACCGGCCCGTGCCGCCACGGGCCCAGGCGGCGCATCAACAGGCAGACGCGTTGTTCAAGACCCTGTGTAGCCGCATCAAGGGCGGCGAGGCCGTCCCCTTCGTCTACAACGATCACGGCTCCCTGATCAATTTCAGCCGCTACACCACCGTCGGTAACCTGATGGGCAACCTGTCGGGCCGGAGCATGTACATCGAGGGCAAAGTCGCGAGACTGTTCTACGTGTCCCTGTACCGCATGCATCAGGTCGCCCTTCACGGCTTCGTACGAACCGGCATTATCTGGCTGATGGACAAAATCAGCCGTGCGATGCACCCGCGTCTCAAACTACACTAG
- a CDS encoding TetR/AcrR family transcriptional regulator yields MARHARYDRKTALQKAIALFWERGYHGSSMKQIEQALDMRPGSIYATFGSKDGLFSEALAAYADQGSRELYGFLQRYPSIVDGLQAYLRAIARASSTAQPSRACMIVKTLLESSNTHPALAEQANHILASIQRAICDALEQAKAQGELVEATDCQRLARLLQAQIVALRSMAERDLAPDELSDLGDDVAGILDAYRTRH; encoded by the coding sequence ATGGCCAGACACGCCCGATACGACCGAAAAACGGCTTTGCAGAAAGCCATCGCCCTGTTCTGGGAACGGGGCTACCACGGCAGCTCCATGAAGCAGATTGAACAGGCTCTGGATATGCGCCCGGGTAGCATCTATGCGACCTTTGGCAGCAAGGACGGGTTGTTTTCCGAGGCACTGGCTGCCTATGCGGACCAGGGCAGCCGGGAACTGTACGGGTTTCTTCAGCGCTATCCCTCGATTGTGGACGGCCTGCAGGCCTATCTACGCGCCATTGCCCGGGCCAGCAGCACAGCCCAGCCGTCGCGTGCGTGCATGATCGTCAAAACTCTGCTGGAGTCCAGCAACACCCACCCGGCACTGGCCGAACAGGCCAACCACATCCTGGCGTCCATCCAGCGGGCAATCTGTGACGCGCTTGAGCAGGCCAAAGCCCAGGGGGAGCTGGTCGAGGCCACAGATTGCCAGCGGCTGGCGCGGCTGCTGCAGGCCCAGATAGTGGCGCTTCGGTCGATGGCCGAGCGCGACCTGGCGCCGGATGAGCTATCCGATCTGGGCGATGATGTGGCAGGCATTCTCGACGCCTACCGGACCCGGCACTGA
- a CDS encoding carboxymuconolactone decarboxylase family protein, whose product MTDFKLHDTDSAPEQAKPLLENSLKGFGMIPGLHAVMAEAPTVLDGYQKLHQLVLDSSFDNDETTVVWQTINVEHACHYCVPAHTGIAKSMKVSDVIIDALRDETPLPNEKLEALRTFTLAVTRKRGNVNSEDLNAFYQAGYEHRHVLEVILVLSQKVMSNYINHIAETPVDEPFQKFAWQKAK is encoded by the coding sequence ATGACCGATTTTAAACTGCACGACACCGATTCTGCTCCGGAACAAGCCAAGCCTCTGCTGGAGAACTCCCTGAAGGGCTTCGGCATGATCCCGGGCCTGCACGCCGTGATGGCCGAGGCACCGACGGTGCTCGACGGCTACCAGAAACTGCATCAACTGGTGCTGGACAGCAGTTTTGATAACGATGAAACCACCGTGGTCTGGCAGACCATCAACGTTGAGCATGCCTGCCATTACTGCGTTCCGGCGCACACCGGCATCGCCAAGAGCATGAAGGTGTCGGACGTGATTATCGACGCGCTGCGGGACGAGACGCCCCTGCCCAATGAAAAACTGGAGGCCCTGAGAACCTTCACGCTGGCGGTCACCCGCAAGCGGGGCAACGTCAATTCCGAGGACCTGAATGCCTTTTACCAGGCGGGCTACGAGCACCGGCACGTACTTGAGGTGATTCTGGTGCTGTCGCAGAAGGTGATGAGCAATTACATTAACCACATTGCCGAGACGCCGGTGGACGAACCTTTCCAGAAGTTCGCCTGGCAGAAGGCCAAGTAA
- a CDS encoding NosR/NirI family protein has translation MAGRIAFLLACLFLLPTAHAELSESKRVMIQELFPKATVIDEKLSGFPVYPVYQLQELLGYAYESADLSRLQGFAGKPIQMLIGLDTRGRFTGVRVLEHHEPVFLHGLGEQPLFDFVDQYVGRSLREQILVDTSNSKRTGKDPEGNVVHFDGVSKATVSVLIINDTVLSSALKVARAKLEGFSQATPTRARPDFFEPLSWQQLVDRGYLGHWQLTPEKLEQVLGRPLSDYPDAPEPLPGKPFIELFYGYVNSPMVGRNLLGPEGYAQLLEKAGDNARILAVMSRGPFGHLSEDFVPASAPDRLGMIQNNLALELRDLNMFGGSIRLQADSIPDFAQQTLFRVGGNAGFNPGADATLRLNVELARNHLMVDRAALDVPVAFPDELFETVAVAPLPEQTRPPVWIGLWKERWWQISLLISGLVALTVFFAKQRLLSRHPALVRRFRWGFLFFTLFFIGFYAQGQLSVVNIYTLLLAVRDGFSLDVFLLDPILFILWTYTFITLFIWGRGLFCGWLCPFGALQEVAAWLGEKLKFPQIKVPERWHRWLILLKYPILLGLVGTAFYSLTLAEQLAEVEPFKTSITLLFVRYWPFVVYAVGLLVAGMFIHKFYCRYLCPLGAGLAVLGRLRLFSWLDRVELCGNPCQHCKNECGINAIRKDGRVDYDECIQCLECVVILNAEDQCIDKRLLNRKRERQANILATDAG, from the coding sequence ATGGCAGGGCGCATCGCGTTCCTACTGGCCTGTCTGTTCTTGCTGCCCACCGCCCACGCGGAACTGTCGGAAAGCAAGCGGGTGATGATCCAGGAGCTGTTTCCGAAAGCGACAGTGATCGACGAGAAGCTGTCGGGCTTTCCCGTGTACCCGGTGTATCAGCTCCAGGAGCTACTCGGCTATGCTTACGAGTCAGCGGACCTGAGTCGATTGCAGGGCTTTGCGGGCAAGCCCATCCAGATGCTGATCGGACTGGATACCCGCGGGCGTTTTACCGGGGTCCGGGTACTGGAGCACCATGAACCGGTGTTCCTGCATGGCCTGGGCGAACAGCCCCTGTTCGACTTCGTCGATCAGTACGTCGGCCGCTCTCTGCGCGAACAGATCCTCGTCGACACCTCCAACTCCAAGCGTACCGGCAAGGATCCGGAAGGCAACGTGGTGCATTTCGACGGCGTCAGCAAGGCCACGGTGTCAGTTTTGATCATCAACGACACCGTGCTGTCATCCGCCCTGAAAGTTGCCCGAGCAAAACTCGAGGGTTTCAGCCAGGCCACCCCCACCCGGGCCCGACCGGATTTCTTCGAGCCACTGTCCTGGCAGCAACTGGTTGATCGCGGGTACCTCGGCCATTGGCAGCTGACACCGGAGAAGCTGGAACAGGTCCTTGGCCGGCCTCTTTCCGATTACCCGGACGCCCCGGAGCCCTTGCCCGGCAAGCCGTTCATCGAGCTGTTCTACGGCTACGTGAATTCGCCGATGGTGGGGCGCAACCTGCTGGGCCCGGAGGGCTATGCGCAGCTGCTGGAGAAGGCCGGGGATAACGCCAGGATTCTGGCGGTAATGTCCCGAGGCCCCTTTGGCCACCTGTCGGAAGACTTTGTGCCCGCCAGCGCCCCCGACCGGCTGGGCATGATCCAGAACAACCTGGCACTGGAACTGCGCGACCTGAACATGTTCGGCGGCAGCATCCGGCTACAAGCCGATTCGATACCGGACTTTGCCCAACAAACCCTGTTCCGGGTCGGCGGCAACGCCGGCTTCAATCCGGGCGCCGACGCGACCCTCCGGCTCAACGTGGAACTGGCGCGCAATCATCTGATGGTCGACCGGGCGGCCCTGGATGTGCCGGTGGCCTTCCCCGACGAACTGTTTGAAACGGTCGCGGTGGCGCCACTGCCGGAACAGACCCGGCCCCCGGTCTGGATTGGCCTCTGGAAAGAACGCTGGTGGCAGATTTCGTTGCTGATCAGCGGGCTTGTTGCGCTGACGGTGTTCTTCGCAAAACAGCGGCTCCTGAGCCGGCATCCGGCCCTGGTGCGGCGCTTCCGCTGGGGCTTCCTGTTCTTCACCCTGTTCTTCATCGGTTTCTATGCCCAGGGCCAGCTCTCGGTGGTCAACATCTACACTCTGTTGCTGGCAGTCCGGGATGGCTTTTCGCTGGATGTGTTCCTGCTTGATCCCATCCTGTTCATCCTCTGGACGTACACCTTTATCACCCTGTTCATCTGGGGTCGGGGTCTGTTTTGCGGCTGGCTGTGTCCATTCGGAGCACTGCAGGAGGTGGCGGCGTGGCTCGGCGAGAAACTGAAATTCCCCCAGATCAAGGTACCGGAACGGTGGCACCGTTGGCTGATCCTGCTCAAGTACCCGATTCTGCTCGGGCTGGTGGGCACGGCGTTCTACTCGTTGACGCTGGCCGAGCAACTGGCGGAAGTGGAACCGTTCAAAACCAGTATCACGCTGCTATTCGTCCGGTACTGGCCGTTTGTCGTCTACGCGGTGGGGTTGCTGGTGGCGGGGATGTTCATCCACAAATTCTACTGCCGCTATCTGTGCCCGCTGGGCGCCGGGCTGGCCGTACTCGGCCGGCTTCGGCTGTTCAGCTGGCTGGACCGCGTAGAGCTTTGCGGCAACCCCTGCCAACACTGCAAAAATGAGTGTGGTATCAACGCCATCCGCAAGGACGGCCGGGTGGATTACGACGAGTGCATCCAGTGTCTGGAATGCGTGGTCATTCTGAACGCGGAAGACCAGTGTATCGACAAGCGCCTCCTCAACCGGAAGCGGGAAAGACAGGCCAATATTCTGGCGACGGATGCGGGCTGA
- a CDS encoding TIGR00730 family Rossman fold protein has protein sequence MKVAVYCGSRSGTDPQYARKVRELGEFLGANGVDLVFGGGHVGLMGIVADAVLESGGQVYGVIPEHLRDRELAHAGLTELFVVRDMHERKSKMAELADGFVALPGGIGTLEEIFEAWTWGQLGFHQKPCALYNIDGFYDPLLAMVEAMKTAGFLKQEYIDMLVVTDTPAQLLEGFRTYRPPHEKWA, from the coding sequence ATGAAAGTTGCTGTCTATTGCGGTTCCCGATCGGGAACTGACCCCCAGTACGCCCGCAAGGTCAGGGAGCTGGGTGAATTCCTTGGCGCCAATGGCGTGGATCTGGTGTTTGGGGGCGGTCACGTGGGGCTGATGGGCATTGTTGCCGATGCGGTACTGGAGAGTGGTGGCCAGGTTTATGGCGTGATCCCGGAGCACCTTCGGGACCGGGAGCTGGCGCATGCCGGCCTGACCGAGCTGTTTGTGGTCAGGGACATGCATGAGCGCAAGTCGAAGATGGCCGAGCTGGCCGATGGCTTCGTTGCCCTGCCCGGCGGCATCGGGACCCTGGAGGAAATTTTCGAGGCCTGGACCTGGGGCCAGCTCGGGTTCCACCAGAAACCCTGCGCGCTATACAACATTGACGGTTTCTACGACCCGCTGCTGGCGATGGTCGAGGCCATGAAAACGGCGGGATTCCTGAAACAGGAGTACATCGATATGCTGGTGGTGACCGATACGCCCGCGCAACTGCTGGAGGGGTTCCGGACCTATCGGCCACCCCACGAGAAGTGGGCCTGA
- a CDS encoding sodium:alanine symporter family protein, producing the protein MQGLVEGVGEVIWGPLTIVLLVGTGLFLSVRLRFIQLLRLGLSLRIVSGRDAESSRTGELSHFSALTVALSAAIGNGNIAGVATAIALGGPGAIFWMWVTAIVGMATVFASTTLALRFRVFDPETGYAGGPMYYIERGLGPKWKPLAQFFALCAIIAAFGTGNMVEANSVADTLEFSLRDILAYEPLERTVFGVKLGIGILYGALIWLVIVGGIRRIGRVVSRLVPLMFVIYVGSALVVLGLNADAVPAALVRIVSDAFTGTAATGGFAGAAVMTTIQFGVARGVFSNEAGLGTTPIAMAAARSDEPVRAGLVAMNGPLFDTLVVCTITALVIITTGVWTTGVSGSELTTMAFNAAVPDLGKLAVTLSLLFFSFSSVVGWSYYGDRGTGYLFGNRQIKHYRKLFCLLLPLGAVMDLELIWGLCDIANGLMAVPNLIALLLLSPLVVRLTRDYFERRAAKAVP; encoded by the coding sequence ATGCAGGGACTGGTGGAGGGCGTCGGAGAAGTAATCTGGGGGCCACTGACGATCGTGTTGCTGGTCGGGACCGGGCTGTTTCTGAGCGTTCGACTGCGTTTTATCCAGCTGCTCCGCCTCGGCCTGTCCCTTCGCATCGTGAGTGGCCGGGATGCGGAAAGTTCGCGCACTGGTGAACTCAGCCATTTCAGCGCTCTCACCGTGGCCCTGTCGGCGGCCATTGGAAACGGCAATATTGCCGGCGTGGCGACCGCCATTGCCCTGGGCGGGCCTGGTGCCATTTTCTGGATGTGGGTCACCGCCATTGTCGGCATGGCAACGGTTTTCGCCAGTACCACCCTCGCGCTCCGGTTCCGGGTTTTCGATCCCGAGACGGGCTACGCCGGCGGCCCCATGTACTACATCGAGCGTGGCCTCGGGCCAAAATGGAAGCCCCTGGCCCAGTTCTTCGCCCTCTGCGCCATCATAGCCGCCTTTGGCACAGGCAACATGGTGGAGGCGAACTCGGTGGCCGATACCCTGGAGTTTTCGTTACGCGACATCCTCGCCTATGAGCCCCTCGAGCGTACGGTTTTCGGGGTGAAACTCGGCATCGGCATCCTCTATGGCGCATTGATCTGGCTGGTGATTGTCGGTGGCATCCGCCGGATCGGCAGAGTGGTGTCCCGGCTGGTGCCGCTGATGTTCGTGATCTATGTCGGCAGCGCGCTGGTGGTGCTTGGGCTGAACGCGGACGCGGTTCCGGCGGCGCTGGTCCGGATTGTTTCCGACGCCTTTACCGGTACCGCGGCGACCGGCGGCTTTGCCGGCGCGGCGGTCATGACCACCATCCAGTTCGGCGTCGCCCGGGGGGTATTCAGCAACGAGGCAGGCCTTGGAACCACGCCGATCGCGATGGCGGCAGCCCGGTCCGATGAACCGGTGCGAGCCGGCCTGGTGGCGATGAATGGCCCGCTATTCGATACCCTGGTGGTCTGCACCATCACCGCGCTGGTGATCATCACCACTGGGGTCTGGACCACCGGGGTAAGCGGCTCGGAGCTGACCACCATGGCGTTCAATGCCGCCGTGCCGGACCTGGGTAAGCTGGCGGTTACCCTGTCACTGCTGTTCTTCTCGTTCTCCAGCGTCGTGGGCTGGAGTTACTACGGCGACCGGGGCACCGGCTACCTGTTCGGCAACCGACAGATCAAGCACTACCGAAAACTCTTCTGCCTGCTGTTGCCGTTGGGCGCAGTGATGGATCTCGAGCTGATCTGGGGACTGTGCGACATCGCCAACGGCCTGATGGCTGTGCCCAATCTGATCGCGCTTCTTCTGCTCTCCCCCCTGGTGGTCCGGCTGACCCGGGATTACTTTGAACGCAGGGCTGCCAAAGCGGTGCCGTGA
- a CDS encoding spermidine synthase has translation MLNKGEIIHHVRDTLGSILVIDYRKHRVLTFNSVFEQSKIDRRRPYLPVHEYNRAMMLPAAFASPRHVTILGLGGGVMAHAFHHLYPDCHIHAVELRQAVLDVSREFFELPRSDRLTVSIGDARNALEQLPDASTDMILADLYNADRMSPAQAQRMFINHCARVLTPAGWLALNYHRTPDPEGPYFRELRKRFPVLLMFRSKTNNTVIYASKKPFEALHERDPALLALEKRLPIDWRKLMAKVSRL, from the coding sequence ATGCTCAACAAGGGAGAAATCATTCACCATGTCCGGGATACCCTCGGCAGCATTCTGGTGATCGACTACCGCAAGCATCGGGTCCTGACCTTCAACTCCGTTTTTGAGCAGAGCAAAATTGACCGCCGCCGGCCCTACCTGCCGGTGCACGAGTACAACCGTGCGATGATGCTGCCGGCGGCGTTCGCCTCACCCCGGCATGTGACCATTCTAGGCCTTGGCGGCGGAGTCATGGCGCACGCCTTCCACCATCTCTATCCGGACTGCCACATCCACGCCGTGGAACTGCGCCAGGCCGTCCTGGATGTCTCCCGGGAATTCTTCGAGCTGCCCCGGAGTGACCGGCTTACCGTCTCCATCGGCGATGCCCGCAATGCCCTTGAGCAGCTGCCGGACGCCAGCACCGACATGATCCTGGCCGACCTCTACAATGCCGACCGCATGAGCCCGGCCCAGGCCCAGCGAATGTTCATCAATCACTGCGCTCGTGTGCTCACCCCGGCAGGCTGGCTGGCCCTGAACTACCACCGGACCCCGGACCCCGAGGGCCCGTATTTTCGGGAGCTCCGCAAACGGTTTCCGGTGCTGCTGATGTTCCGCAGCAAAACCAACAACACGGTTATCTACGCGAGCAAGAAGCCCTTCGAAGCCCTGCATGAGCGGGACCCGGCCCTGCTGGCGCTGGAAAAGCGGCTACCCATCGACTGGCGCAAATTAATGGCCAAGGTGAGCCGGCTCTGA
- a CDS encoding ankyrin repeat domain-containing protein: MSDQNSSQPQPPENQMDEDAIAFAQGLFELARNGAAGLLVPLLDAGVPVDIRTSNGETLLMLAAAGNHADTVQLLLEKGANPEATDAEGTTALGHARAAGAQDAIAKLSQ, translated from the coding sequence ATGAGCGACCAGAACTCCAGCCAGCCACAGCCGCCAGAAAACCAGATGGATGAAGACGCCATTGCCTTTGCCCAGGGCCTGTTCGAACTGGCCCGTAACGGCGCCGCAGGCCTGCTTGTGCCCCTGCTGGACGCTGGCGTGCCAGTGGATATCCGCACCAGCAACGGGGAAACCCTGCTGATGCTCGCCGCCGCCGGCAATCACGCTGACACCGTGCAACTGCTGCTGGAGAAAGGCGCCAATCCCGAGGCCACCGATGCCGAGGGCACGACCGCGCTCGGCCACGCCCGGGCGGCCGGAGCCCAGGACGCGATCGCCAAACTGAGTCAGTGA
- a CDS encoding YbhB/YbcL family Raf kinase inhibitor-like protein, which produces MKLEVQGIEEGQPVPEKFAFGVYSEEDHMSFGPNRNPETVWEGAPEGTKSFVVMMFDPDVPSVADDVNQEGKTVAKDLPRVDFFHWLLVDVPANISRIPEGEDSDGVIPKGKDPGPGPIGIRGVNNYTQFLAGNPDMAGTYAGYDGPCPPWNDEIIHHYHYEVHALDVESLGLSGEFDGNDVREAMAGHVLASARVTGTYTLNPALR; this is translated from the coding sequence GTGAAACTAGAGGTTCAAGGCATCGAAGAAGGTCAGCCGGTACCGGAAAAGTTCGCGTTTGGCGTCTACAGCGAAGAAGATCATATGAGTTTCGGCCCGAATCGGAACCCCGAAACCGTTTGGGAGGGGGCGCCGGAAGGCACCAAAAGCTTCGTGGTCATGATGTTCGATCCGGATGTGCCAAGTGTCGCGGACGATGTAAACCAGGAAGGCAAGACCGTGGCGAAAGACTTGCCCCGGGTGGATTTCTTCCACTGGTTGCTGGTGGATGTGCCGGCCAATATCAGCCGTATCCCCGAGGGCGAGGACAGCGATGGCGTTATCCCCAAGGGCAAGGATCCGGGGCCGGGCCCCATCGGCATCCGTGGGGTGAACAACTATACCCAGTTCCTGGCTGGTAACCCGGATATGGCCGGCACTTATGCAGGTTATGACGGCCCCTGTCCGCCCTGGAACGATGAAATCATTCATCACTACCATTACGAGGTGCACGCGCTCGACGTGGAGAGCCTGGGTCTGAGTGGCGAGTTTGATGGCAATGACGTGCGCGAAGCCATGGCCGGTCACGTTCTGGCCAGTGCCCGGGTGACCGGGACCTATACCCTGAACCCGGCGCTTCGCTGA
- a CDS encoding UDP-2,3-diacylglucosamine diphosphatase has translation MRYYRSVFISDVHLGTADCQATYLLDFLDSVRCETLYLVGDIIDLIAMQKRVHLPTEHHAIVQRLMDIAAGDTRVVYIPGNHDEFFRKFCGQTVAGIELKTKVVHSTADGRRFMVCHGDQFDQVVRCSPLMLLVGDRAHGLLLRFNRWFNAWRRLRGKPYWSLAAWVKSRIGKARTFIRRFELAALTVAEKGHYDGFICGHIHSAGFLRSEEGLYCNDGDWVEHCTALVEQASGRLELLHWSEAPSVLAFEPDAPHPDVTGDARPTLDPVPAGFVEQVNNLAS, from the coding sequence ATGCGATACTACCGGAGCGTTTTCATTTCCGACGTACACCTCGGCACCGCCGACTGTCAGGCTACGTACCTGCTCGACTTCCTCGACAGTGTGCGCTGTGAAACCCTCTACCTGGTTGGCGATATCATCGACCTGATTGCCATGCAGAAACGGGTGCACCTCCCGACCGAGCACCACGCCATCGTCCAGCGGCTGATGGACATTGCCGCCGGCGACACCCGGGTTGTCTACATCCCCGGCAATCACGATGAGTTCTTCCGCAAGTTCTGTGGCCAGACCGTGGCCGGAATCGAACTCAAGACCAAGGTTGTGCACAGCACGGCGGATGGCCGCCGATTCATGGTCTGCCACGGCGACCAGTTTGACCAGGTGGTGCGTTGCAGCCCCCTGATGCTGCTGGTGGGGGACCGTGCCCATGGATTGCTGCTGCGCTTCAATCGCTGGTTCAATGCCTGGCGCCGGCTCCGGGGCAAGCCCTATTGGTCACTGGCTGCCTGGGTGAAAAGTCGTATCGGTAAGGCGCGCACCTTCATTCGCCGATTCGAGCTGGCGGCGCTGACCGTGGCGGAAAAAGGCCACTACGATGGCTTTATCTGCGGGCACATCCACTCGGCGGGCTTCTTGCGAAGCGAGGAAGGCCTGTACTGCAACGACGGCGACTGGGTGGAGCACTGCACCGCGTTGGTCGAGCAGGCATCCGGGCGACTGGAGTTGCTGCATTGGTCTGAGGCGCCGTCGGTCCTCGCCTTCGAGCCGGATGCGCCACACCCGGATGTGACCGGGGATGCCCGGCCCACGCTGGATCCTGTACCGGCCGGCTTTGTGGAACAGGTAAATAACCTGGCGAGTTGA
- a CDS encoding TVP38/TMEM64 family protein, with protein sequence MDRSHWVFRLSFLAVVALLMAAIWLVLRQLGMPASLAPTAISAWLTEQGMLGPVFLMLMMILAVVVGPIPTLPISAASGLAFGMITGTAIAVAGALAGAMIAFYLARVLGREVVQRKLEDNPVFSVNGSQRFLFVAVLLTRLIPVFSFALVSYAAGVTAIRAWRFALASVIGMLPMTFVFAGLGHSFELNPLLTVAAAALILVVMSALPWYLSRSPRSRIARWLHLSA encoded by the coding sequence ATGGATCGATCACACTGGGTTTTCCGTCTCTCTTTTCTGGCCGTTGTCGCGTTGCTGATGGCGGCAATCTGGCTGGTGCTACGGCAACTGGGAATGCCCGCCAGTCTGGCGCCCACAGCGATCTCGGCCTGGCTCACCGAGCAGGGAATGTTGGGCCCGGTGTTCCTGATGCTGATGATGATTCTGGCGGTGGTTGTCGGACCCATTCCCACCCTGCCCATCAGTGCGGCTTCGGGGCTCGCCTTTGGCATGATCACCGGCACCGCCATTGCGGTCGCAGGCGCATTGGCCGGCGCCATGATCGCGTTCTACCTGGCCCGGGTACTGGGCCGTGAAGTGGTCCAGCGCAAGCTTGAGGACAATCCGGTGTTCTCGGTAAACGGGTCTCAGCGCTTCCTGTTTGTGGCGGTGCTGCTCACCCGCTTGATTCCCGTGTTCTCCTTTGCCCTGGTCAGCTACGCGGCGGGTGTCACGGCGATTCGGGCCTGGCGCTTCGCCCTGGCCTCGGTCATCGGAATGTTGCCGATGACCTTTGTTTTTGCCGGGCTGGGCCACAGCTTTGAGCTCAATCCGTTGCTGACCGTCGCAGCCGCTGCCCTGATCTTGGTGGTCATGAGTGCCCTGCCCTGGTATCTGAGTCGCAGCCCCCGGTCCCGCATTGCGCGTTGGCTGCACCTCAGCGCCTGA
- a CDS encoding SDR family NAD(P)-dependent oxidoreductase: MDKVCVVMGVGEGNGEALVRRFSEEGYRVAMLARSRDYLESLEQSIANSHAFPCDATDTDKVGETFQAIEKQLGLVSVLLYNAGGGVFKSAEDASPEDFEANWRLNVKGLVVATQAALPQLRQHDRSSIVVTSASAALRGRANTAPFASAKAAQRSLAQSLARQLGPEKIHVANVIIDGVVDLPRTRKALGDKPDDFFVQPAAVADAVWMLTQQDPSAWTFELDLRPFGETW, translated from the coding sequence ATGGACAAGGTGTGTGTAGTGATGGGTGTGGGCGAGGGCAATGGCGAGGCCCTGGTGCGGCGTTTCAGTGAAGAGGGCTATCGGGTGGCGATGCTGGCGCGTAGCCGGGACTACCTGGAATCCCTGGAGCAGAGCATCGCCAATAGTCACGCCTTCCCCTGTGACGCCACCGATACCGACAAGGTGGGTGAGACATTTCAGGCGATCGAGAAGCAACTCGGCCTGGTCTCCGTGCTGCTCTATAACGCCGGTGGCGGCGTTTTCAAGAGTGCCGAGGACGCCAGCCCGGAGGATTTCGAGGCGAACTGGCGGCTGAACGTCAAAGGGCTGGTGGTGGCCACCCAGGCCGCCTTGCCCCAGTTGCGGCAGCACGACCGCTCGAGCATTGTCGTCACCAGCGCTTCGGCCGCCCTGCGGGGCCGGGCTAACACCGCACCCTTCGCCTCCGCCAAGGCGGCCCAGCGCAGTCTTGCGCAGTCGCTGGCGCGCCAGCTCGGGCCTGAAAAGATCCACGTAGCCAACGTCATAATCGATGGGGTGGTGGACTTGCCGCGCACCCGAAAGGCCCTGGGCGACAAGCCGGACGACTTCTTTGTCCAGCCGGCGGCGGTGGCCGATGCGGTCTGGATGCTGACCCAGCAGGATCCGTCGGCCTGGACCTTCGAGCTGGATCTCCGGCCCTTCGGCGAGACCTGGTAG